The following are from one region of the Nicotiana tomentosiformis chromosome 7, ASM39032v3, whole genome shotgun sequence genome:
- the LOC104103212 gene encoding protein MIZU-KUSSEI 1, producing the protein MPKTDALRRFLLPCFATTPTSPAPPPPLTIAPKKRLSTSLRDDLDDPKQEKKLQEDQDSYPTTPTTPTNSIIPSAPPRSSKTMVIGTIYGQRRGGHVWFCVQHDRLNTKPSLLLELSIPTTTLIQEMQSGLVRIALEFKDTSSELNLCPLHSIPMWTLFCNGRKIGFAIKRRATQQTRNMLKTMQNMTVGAGVIPSGLVSGTETEEVLYMRANYECVIGGADSESFHLINPEEGPGQEFSIFLLRSK; encoded by the coding sequence ATGCCAAAAACCGACGCCCTCCGTCGGTTCCTCCTCCCCTGCTTCGCCACCACCCCCACCTCCCCCGCACCACCACCCCCACTCACCATTGCACCAAAAAAACGCCTCAGCACCTCCTTACGTGACGATCTCGACGAcccaaaacaagaaaaaaaattacAAGAAGATCAAGATTCTTATCCCACCACCCCAACCACCCCAACAAACAGCATTATCCCTTCTGCTCCTCCACGCTCTTCAAAAACAATGGTGATCGGCACCATCTACGGCCAACGCCGCGGCGGACACGTGTGGTTCTGTGTACAACACGATCGTCTCAACACAAAGCCTTCACTTCTTCTAGAACTTTCCATCCCCACCACTACACTTATTCAAGAAATGCAAAGTGGACTTGTACGTATTGCTCTCGAGTTCAAGGACACGTCATCAGAACTGAATCTTTGTCCGCTTCATTCTATTCCTATGTGGACTCTTTTCTGTAATGGACGTAAAATCGGGTTTGCGATTAAAAGACGGGCGACCCAACAGACCCGAAACATGCTTAAAACCATGCAGAACATGACAGTCGGTGCGGGTGTGATTCCTTCGGGTTTGGTTTCGGGTACTGAAACTGAAGAGGTGTTGTACATGAGAGCTAATTACGAGTGTGTTATTGGTGGTGCGGATTCGGAGTCGTTTCATTTGATTAATCCGGAAGAAGGTCCGGGTCAAGAATTCAGTATCTTCTTGCTCCGGTCGAAATGA